The Caballeronia sp. SL2Y3 genome includes a window with the following:
- the rnc gene encoding ribonuclease III: MPSSPLESRLQYEFRNAELLRQAMTHRSHSATHNERLEFLGDSVLNCVVAALLFQRFSKLDEGDLSRVRANLVKQQSLYEIAQALNVSEGLRLGEGELRSGGFRRPSILADTLEAIFGAIFLDGGFDAAFAVIKRLYTPVLDHIDPRTIGKDAKTLLQEYLQGHKIALPTYTVVATHGAAHNQQFEVECSVPKLDVKVSGSGASRRAAEQAAAKKALDEVMAAAPTLGVKPKRKGARAAKLAQVEVVPGVTGVQAALDLRSPERRERDRQRNHSADASASAEPTPAAPLAVIRATHVEPSAASYAAAEKPERHVIHRPEKAVKGDAAQATEASADNAPPTDDARSTASDDAPASRVVRAADAGH; this comes from the coding sequence ATGCCATCTTCTCCGTTGGAAAGCCGGCTGCAGTATGAATTTCGCAATGCGGAATTGCTGCGCCAGGCGATGACCCACCGCAGTCACAGCGCCACGCACAACGAACGGCTCGAATTTCTCGGCGACTCCGTTCTCAATTGCGTGGTGGCGGCGCTTTTGTTCCAACGTTTCAGCAAGCTCGACGAAGGCGACCTCTCGCGCGTGCGGGCGAACCTCGTCAAACAGCAATCGCTTTACGAAATCGCGCAGGCGCTCAATGTGTCCGAAGGCTTGCGTCTGGGCGAAGGCGAACTGCGCAGCGGCGGCTTCCGGCGTCCGTCGATTCTGGCGGACACGCTCGAAGCAATCTTCGGCGCGATCTTCCTCGACGGCGGCTTCGACGCCGCGTTTGCCGTCATCAAGCGTCTCTATACGCCGGTGCTCGATCACATCGATCCGCGCACCATCGGCAAGGACGCGAAGACGCTGCTTCAGGAATATTTGCAGGGCCACAAGATCGCGCTGCCGACTTACACCGTGGTCGCGACTCACGGCGCCGCGCATAACCAGCAGTTCGAAGTCGAATGCTCGGTGCCCAAGCTCGATGTGAAAGTGTCCGGCTCCGGCGCGAGCCGCCGCGCGGCGGAACAGGCGGCGGCCAAGAAGGCGCTGGATGAAGTCATGGCCGCGGCGCCCACGCTCGGCGTGAAGCCGAAGCGCAAGGGCGCGCGCGCCGCCAAGCTCGCGCAGGTGGAAGTGGTGCCGGGCGTGACCGGCGTGCAGGCCGCGCTCGACTTGCGTTCGCCGGAGCGCCGCGAGCGCGATCGTCAGCGCAACCATTCCGCCGATGCGAGCGCGTCCGCCGAGCCGACGCCCGCCGCGCCGCTTGCCGTGATTCGCGCAACGCACGTCGAGCCGTCCGCTGCGTCGTATGCAGCCGCCGAGAAGCCGGAGCGGCACGTCATCCATCGCCCGGAGAAGGCGGTGAAGGGTGACGCGGCGCAAGCGACGGAGGCGAGCGCCGACAACGCGCCGCCCACCGACGACGCGCGCAGCACCGCCAGCGACGACGCCCCGGCCAGCCGCGTCGTGCGCGCCGCCGACGCCGGCCACTGA